The following proteins are encoded in a genomic region of Channa argus isolate prfri chromosome 3, Channa argus male v1.0, whole genome shotgun sequence:
- the pgap4 gene encoding transmembrane protein 246: MPRWRLFFSQFLRRSSPCTQAVVVTIITFCVVLPLCCHRLLYSYFFIRSMYLDSMSEEVLHESLARGQAALHFWQGKPTSAEVPSRFSDVTQHPELLVTVVTAHRYEGADFHYLLQVMQQLHGILRGCGEQRCAEVLVCDVESGPLENQDAKLLEPHFRVIRPSPQEKLSNRDQVNTFEKEKRDYVFCLRKGWELVKPKNIIVLEDDALPRLDFFKVVKDLLSRRFALQTLYIKLYHPERLQRYWNPEPYRILEWVGLGLVGATALLLSLPYWNPCSFTFTLSFSHLLFFTLYFMAAAELLGRHYLLEVRRLSPQLYAVSPATECCTPAMLFPGNASVRVAEYLDGSFCFKGNAKDTVLYQIARTTPGERSHSVEPNLITHIGAYSSVRTNPARPKLL; this comes from the coding sequence ATGCCTCGATGGAGACTGTTTTTCAGTCAGTTTTTGCGACGGTCCAGCCCCTGCACTCAAGCCGTTGTTGTGACCATCATCACATTTTGTGTCGTTCTTCCTCTGTGCTGCCATCGGCTGCTTTACTCTTACTTCTTCATCAGGTCCATGTACCTGGACTCCATGAGTGAGGAGGTCCTGCATGAAAGCCTGGCCCGAGGTCAAGCTGCTCTGCACTTCTGGCAGGGCAAACCAACTTCAGCTGAAGTACCTTCCCGATTTAGTGATGTCACCCAACATCCTGAACTGCTGGTTACTGTGGTGACAGCCCATAGGTATGAGGGAGCCGACTTCCACTACCTTCTCCAGGTGATGCAGCAGCTTCATGGCATTCTGAGAGGCTGTGGCGAGCAGCGCTGCGCAGAGGTGCTAGTCTGCGATGTGGAAAGCGGTCCCCTGGAAAACCAGGACGCCAAATTGCTGGAGCCCCACTTTAGGGTCATCCGGCCTTCTCCTCAAGAGAAACTGAGCAACCGAGATCAGGTCAACACCTTcgagaaggagaagagggatTATGTCTTTTGTCTCCGCAAGGGATGGGAGCTGGTGAAGCCCAAAAACATTATTGTCCTGGAGGATGATGCTTTGCCGAGACTTGacttttttaaagttgtgaAGGACTTGCTGTCACGTCGGTTTGCCCTCCAGACTCTTTACATCAAGCTATATCACCCTGAAAGGCTGCAGCGCTACTGGAATCCAGAGCCCTACCGCATCCTGGAGTGGGTGGGACTCGGGCTGGTCGGAGCGACGGCCCTCCTCCTTTCCCTTCCTTACTGGAACCCCTGTTCGTTTACCTTCACGCTGTCCTTCAGccacctcctcttcttcaccCTGTACTTCAtggctgctgcagagctgctggGGCGGCACTACCTCCTGGAGGTGCGGAGACTTTCCCCACAGCTCTATGCTGTCTCCCCGGCCACAGAGTGCTGCACGCCGGCCATGCTCTTCCCTGGCAACGCCTCAGTCAGAGTGGCCGAGTATTTGGATGGCTCTTTCTGTTTCAAGGGGAATGCCAAAGACACGGTTCTGTATCAGATTGCCAGGACCACTCCTGGGGAAAGGTCTCACAGCGTAGAACCCAATCTCATCACCCACATCGGTGCCTATTCATCAGTCAGGACCAACCCAGCTCGACCCAAACTCCTCTGA